A DNA window from Halomonas zincidurans B6 contains the following coding sequences:
- a CDS encoding SPOR domain-containing protein, with the protein MKYGMRERVSGAVILLALGVIFIPMLFDDPPTREDRPEPVLTIEQPIDIKQTPVEAPERPASLGQIQSPQAPSQPAGQARPDAARANAPQPDDAEPDRSAAEQVAGNQPAPGSASQAESDAPRPDPIAALAQRAGQDGQQGEAGTQAANGAAQSSTPAVAENGDWAVQVGSFGQPDNAARLEKQLDEQGFAAYSRPRDNNLTTVYVGPFASSDDGEKVRTALKEQANIQGLLIRVQESE; encoded by the coding sequence ATGAAGTACGGAATGCGTGAACGCGTCAGCGGCGCCGTGATTCTTCTGGCCCTGGGGGTGATCTTCATTCCCATGCTGTTCGACGATCCGCCGACGCGCGAAGACCGCCCGGAGCCGGTGCTTACCATCGAGCAACCGATCGATATCAAGCAGACCCCCGTCGAGGCCCCCGAGCGGCCCGCGAGCCTGGGCCAGATCCAGTCGCCGCAGGCGCCGAGCCAGCCGGCGGGGCAGGCCCGACCCGACGCCGCCCGGGCCAACGCTCCCCAGCCCGACGATGCCGAGCCCGACAGGAGCGCAGCCGAGCAGGTCGCCGGTAACCAGCCCGCGCCAGGCAGCGCCTCGCAGGCCGAGTCGGATGCGCCGCGTCCCGATCCGATCGCCGCGCTGGCCCAGCGTGCCGGGCAGGACGGCCAGCAGGGCGAGGCCGGCACGCAAGCGGCCAATGGCGCTGCGCAGAGCAGCACACCGGCGGTCGCCGAGAACGGCGACTGGGCGGTGCAGGTGGGCAGTTTCGGTCAGCCGGACAACGCGGCGCGCCTCGAGAAACAGCTCGACGAGCAGGGGTTCGCGGCGTATAGCCGGCCGCGCGACAACAATCTGACGACGGTCTACGTTGGGCCGTTCGCCAGTTCGGACGACGGCGAGAAGGTCCGCACCGCGCTCAAGGAGCAGGCCAATATTCAGGGGCTGCTGATCAGGGTGCAGGAGAGCGAATGA
- the purF gene encoding amidophosphoribosyltransferase translates to MCGIVGLMATQPVNQALYDALTVLQHRGQDAAGMMTWHEGRFLLRKSNGLVRDVFHTRHMTRLKGNLGIGHVRYPTAGSSSEAESQPFYVNSPYGLALAHNGNLTNSDQLKQELYTTDLRHINTSSDSEVLLNVFAHELGKQGHHLNPEDIFDAVRRVHRRCRGGYAAVAMINGFGMVAFRDPQGIRPVVFGSRQTPEGQDVMIASESVALDVGGFELARDLAPGEAIFVDLQGAVHTQLCADRPVLAPCIFEHVYLARPDSILDGAYVYGTRMQMGRKLGDRILKEWPEHDIDVVIPIPDTSRTSALELAQHLGVTYREGFMKNRYIGRTFIMPGQTQRKKSVRQKLNAIDIEFAGKNVLLVDDSIVRGTTCKQIIQMAREAGANKVYFASAAPPVRYPNVYGIDMPAASELIAHGRSEAEVGELIGADRIFYQDLEDLKTACRDVNPQIERFDCSVFDGEYITGDIDAAYLAALEASRNDAAKTQDGTGHAVVDLHNDVEDYD, encoded by the coding sequence ATGTGCGGTATCGTGGGCCTCATGGCCACCCAGCCGGTCAATCAGGCGCTTTATGATGCACTGACGGTGCTTCAGCACCGGGGGCAGGACGCCGCCGGGATGATGACCTGGCATGAAGGACGCTTCCTGCTGCGCAAGAGCAATGGACTGGTGCGCGACGTATTCCATACCCGCCACATGACGCGTCTCAAGGGCAATCTGGGCATCGGCCATGTGCGCTACCCGACCGCGGGCTCGTCGAGCGAGGCCGAATCGCAGCCGTTCTACGTCAACTCGCCGTATGGTCTGGCGCTGGCGCACAACGGCAACCTGACCAACTCGGACCAGCTCAAGCAGGAGCTGTACACCACCGACCTGCGCCACATCAACACCAGCTCGGATTCGGAGGTGCTGCTCAACGTCTTCGCCCATGAGCTGGGCAAGCAGGGCCACCACCTCAACCCCGAGGACATTTTCGACGCGGTGCGTCGCGTGCATCGTCGTTGCCGCGGCGGCTATGCCGCGGTGGCGATGATCAACGGCTTCGGCATGGTGGCGTTCCGCGACCCGCAGGGCATCCGCCCGGTGGTGTTCGGCTCGCGCCAGACGCCGGAAGGCCAGGACGTGATGATCGCTTCCGAATCGGTGGCGCTGGACGTCGGCGGCTTCGAACTGGCCCGCGACCTGGCACCGGGCGAGGCGATCTTCGTCGACCTGCAGGGCGCGGTGCATACCCAGCTGTGCGCCGACCGGCCGGTGCTGGCGCCATGCATCTTCGAACACGTCTATCTGGCGCGGCCCGACTCGATCCTCGATGGCGCCTACGTCTACGGCACGCGCATGCAGATGGGCCGCAAGCTCGGCGATCGCATCCTCAAGGAGTGGCCGGAGCATGACATCGACGTGGTCATCCCGATCCCCGACACCTCGCGGACTTCGGCGCTGGAACTGGCTCAGCATCTGGGCGTGACGTACCGCGAAGGCTTCATGAAGAATCGCTATATCGGGCGGACGTTTATCATGCCGGGGCAGACCCAGCGCAAGAAGTCGGTGCGTCAGAAGCTCAACGCCATCGACATCGAGTTCGCCGGCAAGAACGTGCTGCTGGTCGACGACTCGATCGTGCGCGGCACGACCTGCAAGCAGATCATCCAGATGGCCCGCGAAGCCGGTGCCAACAAGGTCTACTTCGCCTCGGCGGCGCCGCCGGTGCGCTATCCCAACGTCTACGGGATCGACATGCCGGCGGCCAGCGAATTGATCGCCCACGGTCGCAGCGAGGCGGAGGTCGGCGAGCTGATCGGCGCCGACCGGATCTTCTATCAGGATCTCGAGGATCTCAAGACGGCCTGTCGCGACGTCAACCCACAGATCGAGCGTTTCGACTGCTCGGTGTTCGATGGCGAGTACATCACCGGCGATATCGACGCTGCATATCTGGCCGCGCTGGAGGCCTCGCGCAACGATGCCGCCAAGACCCAGGACGGCACCGGCCATGCGGTGGTCGATCTGCACAATGACGTCGAGGACTACGACTAA
- the accD gene encoding acetyl-CoA carboxylase, carboxyltransferase subunit beta, with the protein MSWLDKIVPSMGRVQRKDRRTSVPDGLWRKCPKCDGVLYLPELEKHHNVCPKCDHHLRLTARKRLDWFLDSEGREEIAAGLQPVDRLKFRDSKKYKDRLATAQKETDENDALIAMRGSLDGLPVVAVAFEFTFMGGSMGAVVGEKFVRAASVALEEGVPLVCFAASGGARMQEALFSLMQMAKTSAALERLKQAGIPYISVLTDPVFGGVSASLAMLGDLNVAEPNALIGFAGPRVIEQTVREQLPEGFQRSEFLLEHGTVDMIVHRTEMRERLVGVLRKLTHHALPMPEEEPVASDHEADVEASSLIDESLIDDESLDDRR; encoded by the coding sequence ATGAGCTGGCTAGACAAGATCGTGCCGTCCATGGGACGCGTTCAGCGCAAGGATCGTCGCACCAGCGTGCCCGACGGCCTGTGGCGCAAGTGTCCCAAGTGTGATGGGGTGCTCTACCTCCCGGAGCTTGAAAAACACCACAACGTCTGCCCCAAGTGCGACCATCACTTGCGCCTGACGGCCCGCAAGCGCCTTGACTGGTTTCTCGACAGCGAAGGCCGCGAGGAGATCGCCGCCGGCTTGCAGCCCGTCGATCGGCTCAAGTTCCGCGACTCCAAGAAATACAAGGACCGCCTGGCGACGGCCCAGAAGGAGACTGACGAGAACGATGCGCTGATCGCCATGCGCGGGTCGCTCGATGGCCTGCCGGTGGTGGCGGTGGCCTTCGAGTTCACGTTCATGGGCGGCTCGATGGGCGCGGTGGTCGGCGAGAAGTTCGTGCGCGCCGCTAGCGTGGCGCTTGAGGAGGGCGTGCCGCTGGTGTGCTTTGCCGCCTCCGGCGGGGCGCGCATGCAGGAAGCGCTGTTCTCGCTGATGCAGATGGCCAAGACCTCGGCCGCGCTGGAGCGCTTGAAGCAGGCCGGCATCCCCTACATCTCGGTGCTCACCGATCCGGTGTTCGGCGGGGTCTCGGCGTCGCTGGCGATGCTCGGCGATCTCAACGTGGCCGAGCCCAACGCGCTGATCGGCTTCGCCGGCCCGCGGGTCATCGAGCAGACCGTGCGCGAACAATTGCCGGAAGGCTTCCAGCGCAGCGAATTCCTGCTCGAGCACGGCACCGTCGACATGATCGTGCATCGCACCGAGATGCGCGAGCGGCTGGTCGGCGTGTTGCGCAAGCTGACCCATCACGCCTTGCCGATGCCTGAGGAGGAGCCGGTTGCCAGCGATCACGAAGCCGATGTCGAGGCCAGTTCGCTGATCGACGAATCGCTGATCGACGACGAATCGCTGGATGACCGTCGCTGA
- the folC gene encoding bifunctional tetrahydrofolate synthase/dihydrofolate synthase encodes MSRTASATPDDALPDRGLSLEAWLARLERQHPVAIDLGLERVAVVAERLGLTESPLAGALITVAGTNGKGSTVAMLEALAGAHGRSTAAYTSPHLLRYNERLRLDGREADDGLLVAGFERVEAARLMSEPVSLTYFEVGTLAALWAIAQRRPEVAILEVGLGGRLDAVNVVDSDVAVVTSVALDHADFLGTDLEAIGREKAGILRGSRPAVLGHDLPGSVFAAAEACGAQAWRLGRDFQRIHRPSASAGEGWQWRGVDRHAQALHLDDLPVPGLPLDNAALAIQALALAGIELEPSACRRALAEVTLAGRMQWLDNWCLDVAHNPHAASYLAARLAERSRPARRIALLGMLRDKDAQGIFKALSSQVDAWVTVSLEGPRARSADELAEQLIAHGATLLHRADSPAAGAAWLAERLAADDEALVCGSFYTVAEVLGWHAAQGSRGGAGTAQHGR; translated from the coding sequence ATGAGCCGGACTGCATCCGCCACTCCCGATGATGCCCTGCCTGACCGGGGGCTGTCTCTCGAGGCCTGGCTGGCGCGCCTCGAGCGTCAGCACCCGGTGGCCATCGATCTGGGCCTCGAGCGCGTGGCCGTCGTCGCCGAACGCCTGGGCTTGACCGAGTCGCCGCTTGCCGGTGCGCTGATCACTGTCGCCGGGACCAACGGCAAGGGCTCGACGGTGGCCATGCTCGAGGCGTTGGCCGGCGCTCACGGTCGCTCGACGGCGGCCTACACCTCGCCTCATCTGTTGCGTTACAACGAGCGCCTGCGCCTCGACGGCCGCGAGGCCGACGATGGCCTGCTGGTCGCCGGTTTCGAACGCGTCGAGGCCGCTCGCCTGATGTCCGAGCCGGTGAGCCTGACCTATTTCGAGGTCGGCACGCTGGCGGCGCTGTGGGCGATCGCCCAGCGCCGCCCCGAGGTGGCGATTCTCGAGGTCGGGCTGGGTGGGCGACTCGATGCGGTCAACGTCGTCGATTCGGATGTCGCCGTGGTGACCAGCGTGGCGCTCGATCATGCCGATTTCCTGGGTACCGACCTGGAGGCCATCGGCCGAGAGAAGGCGGGCATCCTGCGTGGCTCGCGGCCGGCGGTGCTGGGCCATGACCTGCCGGGCAGCGTGTTCGCGGCCGCCGAGGCCTGCGGGGCGCAGGCCTGGCGTCTGGGACGGGATTTCCAGCGCATTCATCGGCCATCCGCGTCCGCTGGCGAGGGCTGGCAGTGGCGGGGCGTCGATCGCCACGCCCAGGCGTTGCATTTGGACGACCTGCCGGTTCCGGGCCTGCCGCTGGACAACGCGGCACTGGCGATCCAGGCGCTGGCGCTGGCGGGTATCGAGCTTGAGCCTTCGGCCTGTCGCCGGGCCCTGGCCGAAGTGACGCTGGCCGGGCGCATGCAGTGGCTCGACAACTGGTGCCTGGACGTCGCCCACAATCCCCATGCCGCGAGCTACCTGGCGGCGCGACTCGCCGAACGGTCGCGTCCGGCACGCCGGATCGCGCTGCTCGGGATGCTGCGCGACAAGGATGCGCAGGGCATATTTAAGGCGCTATCCTCGCAGGTGGACGCCTGGGTCACGGTCAGCCTCGAAGGGCCGCGCGCGCGTAGCGCCGACGAGCTGGCCGAGCAGTTGATTGCGCATGGCGCGACGCTACTGCATCGTGCCGACTCGCCGGCGGCCGGTGCCGCCTGGCTGGCGGAAAGGCTCGCGGCCGACGACGAAGCGCTGGTCTGTGGTTCCTTCTATACCGTGGCCGAGGTGCTCGGCTGGCACGCCGCACAGGGGAGCCGTGGCGGGGCCGGAACCGCTCAGCATGGCCGTTAG
- the trpA gene encoding tryptophan synthase subunit alpha has product MNRIDQRFAALKEQGRTALIPYITAGDPGPQHTVGFMHALVAAGADVIELGMPFSDPMADGPVIQKACERALEARTRLTDIFAMVAEFRRDDADTPVVLMGYLNPIERLGYAGFAEQAAAAGVDGVLVVDMPPEESDELAPLFKTHGLQSIFLVAPTTSRARAATICAHGEGYLYYVSLKGVTGAATLDVEGVERQLRGLRELTELPLCVGFGIRDGASAAAVGRIADGVIVGSALVSRIAERAERPETIAEALKDVLGEMRQALDD; this is encoded by the coding sequence ATGAACCGTATCGACCAACGTTTCGCCGCCCTCAAGGAACAGGGCCGCACCGCGCTGATTCCCTACATCACCGCCGGCGACCCCGGGCCGCAGCACACGGTGGGCTTCATGCACGCGCTGGTGGCGGCCGGCGCCGACGTCATCGAGCTGGGCATGCCGTTCTCGGACCCGATGGCCGATGGCCCGGTGATACAGAAGGCCTGCGAGCGGGCGCTCGAGGCCCGTACTCGGCTGACCGACATTTTCGCCATGGTCGCCGAGTTCCGCCGCGACGACGCCGATACGCCGGTGGTGCTGATGGGCTATCTCAACCCGATCGAGCGGCTCGGTTACGCCGGCTTCGCCGAACAGGCCGCCGCCGCCGGCGTCGACGGCGTGCTGGTCGTCGACATGCCGCCGGAAGAGAGCGACGAGCTCGCGCCGCTGTTCAAGACCCACGGCCTGCAGTCGATCTTTCTGGTCGCCCCTACCACCTCGCGTGCGCGTGCCGCTACAATATGCGCCCACGGTGAAGGGTACCTGTACTACGTTTCCCTCAAGGGGGTGACCGGTGCCGCCACGCTCGACGTCGAAGGCGTCGAGCGTCAGTTGCGCGGCCTGCGCGAATTGACCGAGCTGCCGCTATGCGTCGGCTTCGGGATTCGCGATGGCGCATCGGCCGCCGCCGTGGGGCGCATCGCCGACGGCGTGATCGTCGGTAGCGCCCTGGTTTCGCGCATCGCCGAGCGTGCCGAGCGGCCCGAGACCATCGCCGAGGCGCTCAAGGACGTGCTCGGCGAGATGCGTCAAGCGCTCGATGATTGA
- a CDS encoding CvpA family protein: protein MTFTWLDWLFLAVLAASMLAGFLRGLVREALGLGAWIVALLASRWLAPPLAERLGGWIDSPDVRLVVAFVAVIFVVILLCGLVIRGVQAAIEWVGMGFFNRLAGAGFGILRGGAILVLATVLISLTPLMQLQSWQQAQLRPTFENLRDWAVARFVDWQQRNPEKLDGIRSLSLPVDVSNPGSADSGAFSRVPERSNAAGPLQTR from the coding sequence ATGACCTTCACCTGGCTGGACTGGCTGTTCCTGGCCGTTCTGGCCGCGTCGATGCTGGCGGGCTTTCTGCGCGGGCTGGTCCGCGAGGCGCTGGGCCTGGGCGCCTGGATCGTCGCGCTGCTGGCCTCGCGGTGGTTGGCGCCGCCGCTGGCCGAGCGTCTCGGCGGCTGGATAGACAGTCCCGACGTGCGTCTGGTGGTGGCCTTCGTGGCGGTGATCTTCGTGGTGATCCTGCTCTGCGGGCTGGTGATCCGCGGCGTCCAGGCGGCCATCGAGTGGGTCGGCATGGGCTTCTTCAACCGCCTTGCCGGGGCCGGTTTCGGAATCCTGCGCGGCGGCGCGATCCTGGTGCTGGCGACGGTATTGATCAGCCTGACGCCATTGATGCAACTGCAATCCTGGCAGCAGGCACAGCTGCGACCGACCTTCGAGAATCTGCGCGACTGGGCGGTGGCGCGCTTCGTCGACTGGCAGCAGCGCAATCCGGAGAAGCTCGACGGGATTCGTTCGCTGTCGCTGCCGGTCGACGTGTCGAATCCGGGATCGGCGGATTCCGGCGCTTTTTCACGGGTACCCGAGCGTTCGAATGCGGCGGGTCCATTGCAAACGAGGTAA
- the truA gene encoding tRNA pseudouridine(38-40) synthase TruA, with the protein MPLFEFLDDHQRLAGRLAMAVEYDGTHYCGWQRLKQAPSVQETLETALGRVAAAPVQVHCSGRTDSGVHATRQIVHFDAPAPRSTKAWVYGANANLPRDIAVRWVAPVAADFHARFLALARRYRYVILNQPSRPVLERANATWCREPLNAGRMHEAAQALVGEHDFSSFRAAGCQSKSATRHVHFIEVKRYGTLVVIDIQANAFLHHMIRNIAGALVAVGRGEEGIGYLAHLLTLRDRAQGNVTAPGCGLHFVDSIYDERFELPREPLGPSMLGFLGEWSGERGLPDSPMVRYRRGLPGARHPASIDATSS; encoded by the coding sequence ATGCCCCTTTTCGAGTTTCTCGATGATCATCAGCGCCTCGCAGGCCGCCTGGCCATGGCGGTCGAATACGACGGCACGCATTATTGCGGCTGGCAGCGTCTGAAACAGGCGCCGTCGGTCCAGGAAACGCTGGAAACGGCGCTCGGCCGGGTCGCGGCGGCGCCCGTGCAGGTACATTGCAGCGGGCGTACCGATAGTGGCGTGCACGCCACGCGGCAGATCGTGCACTTCGATGCGCCGGCGCCGCGCTCGACCAAGGCCTGGGTCTATGGCGCCAACGCCAACCTGCCGCGCGACATCGCGGTGCGCTGGGTGGCGCCGGTAGCCGCTGACTTCCACGCCCGGTTTTTGGCGCTGGCGCGCCGCTATCGCTACGTGATTCTCAATCAGCCCAGTCGGCCGGTGCTCGAGCGCGCCAACGCGACCTGGTGTCGCGAGCCGCTGAATGCCGGGCGCATGCACGAAGCCGCCCAGGCATTGGTCGGCGAGCATGACTTCTCGAGCTTTCGCGCAGCCGGTTGCCAGTCGAAGTCGGCGACGCGCCACGTGCATTTCATCGAAGTCAAACGTTACGGCACGTTGGTGGTCATCGATATCCAGGCCAACGCGTTTCTCCATCACATGATTCGCAATATCGCCGGAGCGCTGGTCGCGGTGGGGCGCGGCGAGGAGGGTATCGGCTACCTGGCGCACCTGCTGACGCTGCGCGATCGCGCCCAGGGCAATGTCACTGCGCCCGGGTGCGGCCTGCACTTCGTCGACTCGATCTATGACGAGCGCTTCGAGCTGCCCCGCGAGCCACTGGGCCCCAGCATGCTGGGCTTTCTCGGCGAATGGAGCGGTGAGCGCGGGCTGCCGGACTCGCCGATGGTGCGTTATCGGCGCGGCCTGCCGGGGGCGCGGCATCCGGCCAGTATCGATGCCACCAGCAGCTGA
- the trpB gene encoding tryptophan synthase subunit beta, which yields MTTFSDLTRLPDARGHFGPYGGRFVSETLSFALEDLEKAYASLRDDPDFQAEFDRDLATYVGRPSPLYHAQRWSRQLGGAQIWLKREDLNHTGAHKVNNTIGQALLAKKSGKPRVIAETGAGQHGVATATVAARLGLKCDVYMGAEDVQRQKLNVYRMHLLGANVIPVESGSRTLKDAMNEALRDWVTNVDDTFYIIGTVAGPHPYPMLVRDFNAVIGREARAQSLEQIGRLPDALIACVGGGSNAMGLFYPFAEDAEVAMYGVEAGGDGVDTGRHAAPLTANAPTGVLHGNRTYLMSDEGGQVLETHSISAGLDYPGVGPEHALWKDVGRVKYVAANDDKVLEAFRELTHMEGIMPALESAHALAYAKLLAPTLSPDQHIVVNLSGRGDKDILTVAKIDGVEF from the coding sequence GTGACCACGTTCAGCGACCTGACCCGACTGCCCGATGCCCGCGGCCATTTCGGCCCGTACGGCGGCCGGTTCGTTTCGGAGACCCTGAGCTTCGCGCTGGAAGATCTCGAGAAGGCTTATGCGAGCCTTCGCGACGATCCCGATTTTCAGGCGGAATTCGATCGTGACCTGGCCACCTACGTCGGCCGCCCGTCTCCGCTGTATCACGCGCAGCGATGGTCCCGCCAGCTCGGCGGCGCGCAGATCTGGCTCAAGCGCGAGGATCTCAACCACACTGGCGCGCACAAGGTGAACAACACCATCGGTCAGGCGTTGCTTGCCAAGAAGAGCGGCAAGCCGCGGGTGATCGCCGAGACCGGCGCCGGCCAGCACGGCGTCGCCACGGCCACGGTCGCCGCGCGGCTGGGCCTTAAGTGCGACGTCTACATGGGCGCCGAGGACGTGCAGCGCCAGAAGCTCAACGTCTATCGCATGCACCTGCTCGGCGCCAACGTGATTCCGGTCGAGTCCGGCTCGCGGACCCTCAAGGACGCCATGAACGAGGCGCTGCGCGACTGGGTGACCAATGTCGACGACACCTTCTACATCATCGGCACCGTGGCCGGACCGCACCCGTACCCGATGCTGGTGCGCGACTTCAACGCGGTGATCGGCCGCGAGGCGCGCGCGCAGTCGCTCGAGCAGATCGGCCGACTGCCCGATGCGCTGATCGCCTGCGTCGGCGGCGGCTCCAACGCCATGGGGCTGTTCTATCCGTTCGCGGAAGACGCCGAGGTGGCGATGTACGGCGTCGAAGCCGGCGGCGACGGCGTCGACACAGGGCGTCATGCGGCGCCGCTGACCGCCAATGCGCCGACCGGCGTGCTGCACGGCAACCGCACCTACCTGATGTCGGACGAGGGCGGCCAGGTCCTCGAGACGCATTCGATCTCGGCGGGGCTCGATTACCCCGGTGTAGGGCCGGAGCATGCGCTGTGGAAGGACGTCGGCCGCGTCAAGTACGTGGCCGCCAACGACGACAAGGTACTCGAGGCGTTTCGCGAGCTTACCCACATGGAAGGCATCATGCCGGCGCTGGAATCGGCGCATGCGCTGGCCTACGCCAAGCTCCTGGCGCCGACCCTGAGCCCCGACCAGCACATCGTCGTCAACCTGTCCGGGCGTGGCGACAAGGATATCCTGACGGTTGCCAAGATCGATGGCGTCGAATTCTAA
- a CDS encoding phosphoribosylanthranilate isomerase — MRTRIKICGLTREADIDVAVAAGADALGFVLWPGSERAIDPDRLAQLAARVPAFVARVGLFVDQDPEFVRRCAPYLDLIQFHGDEPPEACRQAPRAWIKALRMRESIDLHAAAEAYREARALLLDAYRPGVPGGTGEVFDWSRIPASLAKPVILAGGLTPDNVGEAVRRVRPFAVDVSGGVEATRGIKDPAKLRAFIEHVNLTPES; from the coding sequence ATGCGCACACGGATAAAGATCTGCGGCCTGACGCGGGAAGCGGACATCGACGTCGCCGTGGCGGCGGGCGCCGATGCGCTGGGCTTCGTGCTCTGGCCGGGTAGCGAGCGGGCGATCGATCCCGACCGCCTCGCGCAGCTGGCGGCGCGGGTGCCGGCCTTCGTCGCCCGGGTCGGGCTGTTCGTCGATCAGGATCCCGAGTTCGTGCGCCGCTGCGCGCCGTATCTGGATCTGATCCAGTTCCACGGCGACGAGCCGCCGGAGGCTTGCCGCCAGGCGCCGCGTGCCTGGATCAAGGCGCTGCGCATGCGCGAGAGCATCGACCTGCACGCTGCTGCCGAGGCCTATCGCGAGGCGCGCGCGCTGCTGCTCGATGCCTATCGGCCGGGCGTGCCGGGCGGGACCGGCGAGGTCTTCGACTGGTCGCGGATCCCCGCAAGCCTGGCAAAACCTGTTATCCTCGCCGGAGGTCTGACGCCCGACAATGTCGGCGAGGCGGTGCGCCGCGTCCGGCCCTTTGCCGTCGACGTTTCAGGCGGCGTCGAGGCCACCCGTGGCATCAAGGATCCCGCCAAGCTGCGCGCTTTCATCGAACACGTGAACCTGACCCCAGAATCCTAA